ACAGCTTAAACGTATATAAACCAACATACACTATAAGAATATGATTAAAGAAAGAAGATATGTAACGATTTATCAAAACTTTGCACCAACAACAGATAGCGTGAGTATGAGCAACGTTGCTAACCTTCTCACTCTCCGGAGCCTTCTGCAGCGTTTTGAGGCACATTTGTTGTTGGGCTACTTGCCTTTCCAACCTTTACTTGCAACATGCAAACATTTAAGGAATTAATATTTACTGAATTGAGGAAAACAAAAACTTCAGGCAGCTTTTTATATTTGCAACATGCAAACACTCACCATATATGAAGCACATTTAAGGAATTACTCACTTCTTGGTTGTGTCTGAATCAGCACTTTCCAACGGGCCAAAGGCTTGATGCAAAAGATCTGATCAAGGAAACAGAAGCTAGTTTCGAATATAAGGAAGCAGAAACCAATTCCGTAACCACACCACTTTTAGGCATTTTTGTTGACGTCTTCTCTTTCAAATCATAAGAATATAAAGAGACTTTCTTTATATCTCTAGTCACAGCTGGGTAGGATTCTATAATGATCCGGTCTTCTCCTGCAACACCATGGAAGTAAGGGAATCTACCATGCCTGCCCCACTGAAAAGGTAACTTCATGGTAATTTCAGTCCACTTGCTGTAGTTGCCAGTAGAAGTATCATCACCACAAATCCATAGCTTCACAACATTACCAGTCCATCTTTGAAGTAAAGCTAAATGCCCACCCACTTCTATTAAACCATCGAAAGGACCACACCAATAGCCTCCTGGTGGGTTCTTACATTTGTCTCTGATATCTTGAGGAACCTGAATCACTTTGAATTTCTCTTGTCCAACATCAAATGCATTTATTTTTTCGGGGACGCCAATGAATTGCTTAccccaatatataaaaccatttgAGTAAACTGAAACTTTTACATCATATGAATATGGTATTTTTTCGTCGACGTATCTCCAAGTGTTCTCTCCTACGGTAAAGACCTCACAAAAGTCGTCCCACCGGATGTCTTGACCTATTTTACGACATTAGAATTGCGTACCACCTGTCCACGTACCCTCCAAGCGCACACAACTTTGTGTTGTTTGGTGGCTGGATCAAATCCAAAGAAATAGGTTGGTAACAATATACCACAAGCATGATCTGCAATGAAATTGTACTTTTTGTTTTCACGAAGTGATGTAGCTATCCATGGTGTTAATTCTCTAGTACTCGGATTCAGTATGCGAACAGCAGCTAAACTATGGTTAGCAAAACAAATCAATCCATTAACAGGTTTAAGAATCTCATCATAACGAAATGAATGGTTCTCTGATTTTGAAACAGTAGTTCTATTGGCATGCAATGTTCCACTTTCAAACAAATTGGCTAGCAAAAAAGACTGGTTATACTTATATTCCCCCCGTATTTACATGCCTATTTGTACTCCTGCGCCCTGCGTAAATCTTTCTTCTATCAGAGGGATCAACCTTGGTATAACGTGGAACAAGAATAAAGAGATCTTGACAATGTTGCTTTGATCGACTGAAGTGTAAATCAATCAAACCTTGATCTTGGCAAATTGAGAACTGCCAATGTTTGCTTACACACTTGAAAGGCATGAGTGATTTGATTGGGAGACGGCTCAATATCTCAAGCAGTATTCTATAGTGATCGAAAATACTGCTGCTGCCGTCCTTAACCTTGTCGTCACTACACTTTCCCATGGCCTTCCCATTGTtatccatcttcatcttcttattcttcctctGTCCTATAATTTCATGTTCCTCCTCCCTTTTGCTGCTGCTAGTATTACTACCAATAACAAGTTTTGAGTTGCCACTACTACTACACTTGTTACTCTTTCTGGTATCATTGCTCCCATGTCTCTTGGCTTTGTTACCCATTATCACCTCTCTCACCATATCAAATCGGTAGCAAGctccaaataaataataaattaattaacATAAAATCAAAATCGACCCACGAACCACagatcctagttagtaattctcccTATCATTctcgaatgattcgcgaacgtgTCCGAACTGATCGAATCCGAatgattgatagacgcatttatgtgtctaatatagctcatttgtatatattgttagtactcaattttgtacttatttggttattttatttatttgtaggtgtttttagaagaataaggatttgcggcgaaattggctgaaaatgcggcgtttggacctccgttgatagagtaccggaagcgccccagaagtgtaccggaagtaccccagaaataccccggaggaaccccgaaaaagtgcgaaaAATGCCCCAGAgaacacttgctatacggacacttgattttggataaggggtaacctaattactaaggggggacctatttccaggcagctgctaaagggagaacagcacaggataagggcacccaccttcttcacgttttgaattaaaaaaaatggcgggaaaatgcatgcagcgtctggcagatttgaagatcgaattttggacgtgattttaggagattcaattgctgtatttggtacgtatggactcttcatgactaaacaggcctgatacaatcaattggacccaaccaattgggctggaatggccgagagagagtttcaaagtctcaacagagagacgtgttctgtttcgagttcaggagatttttgagagatttctggaggactttgacgctggattaacatgtacacggtcttattcaagtctagggaagagtttggtagctattttatagctaacaacacgtgaaaaagctcaacagaagcgattattctctcaacagcgcagagaagaaaaagaaagaaaaagtcggaatttatacgagatatttggggtctgtgggatatataagagttgtTTCAAGTCATAAGAGGAGTTAGAAACCttgaggagagagtttagagtccaggagagccgaggagaagcgattacagagagttattgctgctgctgctgctgccattaaagcttctgaagaacacgaagaacagactgctcagagcagtcttattttctgcagcgtcaacagcagcagcggggtgtcgttgttttacaNNNNNNNNNNcgtggcccgagtcgacttcagcggttcttcgcccgtctggtacgggaggtaaaattctaaacacccgtgaatctcctgcaagcgggttactggactccttaaggtgctaattgtttgaggacgaaccggactgtttttatattcctagtaaagggcaaggactggaccatataagataagggttcggatttcatcaccgctcccttcttgcccgccttaggaaaacgaaacctaaagcgaacctaagcctaaaatttggactagaaagagacctatagggtatcgagcttaacaggacaatcattcgaaaaatattggttactcttttaagcacaccttgaagttcttgacggttactgcgagttgaatgcgtgactgcgccgcattggatcggtgaggttttgggtatcaaagctccactgagcttccctcgcctcgattcaacttgctttaactcggattgattccagaggggtttgctcaaattgtaacgaattccctttcgaaggattagaagctggtctagagacaatctaagtggagccatcatgcttgttgtttgctagaaatctttaggtttgctgtggtaaagtcgagtcagcctgttgtgtgattgctagaaccttcctgttaggatttttatttctttttgaattctttttagtgtatgcccgattttgttaatagggcttggaaaagagatactataggtcgattgattagcgaaaaacctagtagttcttctgaattaagcagggagctcgaagactcttctttggagagccctgtttttggaaacttcagttttgagaatttatctctgagtgacaaaagtacccctagtactccagttgtgccaacgatggcaactttgaaagattacatgttcccaactaggaccaaccgagcttcatgcattaaattgccagccactacggctaatttcgagataaaacctagtattcttcagatgatccctatattcttaggaaaagatgatgagaacccttatttccatattagggactttgaggaaatctgtgggacaattaggataaaggaccttaccgatgaagtcttgaaacttaaaatgtttcccttttctttgagagacaaagccaagacctggcttaacaacctaccgtctgaatccatagaaacatggcaggaacttatcgctgccttctatatgaaattctaccctaagcataaaactgcagctgttaggcagaaaattagtgctagtgtgcaacaagagggagagtctctttataggtttttagagcgattcaatgatctcctatctcagtgggaatcttgtgttgaaccccctaaaagactcttggtcaatagaagtagcaccaatatggtagatacgagttttgcgtcagatgctaagtttgctgctttgtccagaaggttagaagctttagaaatgggtcagtctaaaaataggtcccttgttgaacctaatagagcctctcaagtctctagttgtggaatagagcccgataattcattttgggaaggtcaggttagtgaagagcaagcctatgctgtctataacaactctaggtttgagaaccgtcagaagtttgacccatactcagaaacctacaaccctggttggagaaaccatcctaatttctcttggtctaaaggccagagtcaaggccagtctagcaattctcagcctcccccaggttttggttttaagaactcttcaggtcaaacccagtttcagaacacttccgagaaaaagatctctaccttagaggatactctcactatgttagcaaataaccatgaaatgctaacaaagaaccacatgagctttcaacaagaaactaggcaagaattgaagaataattcccagagtcttgccaaattagaacttcaagtaggacaaatagctaagttcataagtgagagagaatatggaaggttccctagtcgtactgatcccaacccaaaaggagagaaatcgtacaatcatgtgaatgctgtcacaacccttaggagtggaaagaaagttgacaacaaggttgccatgcctgatagtgaacatgctgtagttcaccctgctgagccagaaaatgaggagactgatagagcctccaaggagaccaatgagggtcctgttgagcccggctttgttcccagagccccattcccacagctgctagttccgactaagagggagtccaactttaatgatatattagaggtttttaagcaggttaatatcaaccttccattattagatgcaattaggcagattccctcttatgccaagttccttaaggacttgtgtacgcgaaagcgtaagctcagtgtccagaagaaagccttcatagctagtcatgtgagttctattattcagaataccactactcctaagtataaagacccagggtcccctaccatttcttgtacaataggtaagtaccgtgttgagaaagcgttgcttgacttaggagccagtgtgaacttactgccataccatgtgtaccttaagctaggacttggtgagatgaaacctacccagataacactccagttagctgataggtccgttaaaatccctcgtggtgtgatcgaggatgttcttattgaggtcgacaagtttatttatccagtggattttgtggtcctagatacccaacctgtccccgacccagagaaccaaatacctgtgattttaggtcgcccattcttagctacatctaatgcgatcataaactgtcgaaatggtattatgaatctatcttttggtaatatgactattgagttgaatatttttaatgtaaacaagctacattctgagctagatagcacatgtattgaagaggtgaacatgataggaaccttagttcaggagtcattaccaaacatcgtaccggaaaatacattggagagttgtttatcccattttagcctggatttcgacgatgatagtaacattgaacaagtaaatgctctgttggattctgttcctatgttagatattgatatatggaaagataggttcgaaccattactagcttctgagtctatcttaataccttatttaaaagagcctcctgagttggagtctaattatacatttttaggcccacccgagtctttccctgtgattatagcctccgatttggatagtgatcaggaaattagtccagagaccgtgcttcaagaaaataaggaagccttagagtggaccatagaagatatgaagcaagctgaggatgaaccacctgattatgacttagagaaagcaattgacctttttcaagaacccgatggtctagaaattaggaacattgtgactagtcattgtagaggcacccaaaattataagtttgggggtagagattgtcaattatccccaatagaagtccctaacttgggactcaatcctagtgcatctgaggtatcgcttgagtgtattcagactccacaacctgatccgcctgataatgtccaggagaaaatccaaatgttagagacccgtttttcggatgaatctgtttgccgagacactcatatgaagcccaagtgggcacctcagataaatccagttgtcttgcgagaaactttagatcaggttgtgttctatctgctcatttttctgatcttgagcatttgtcttctatttgtggcagttctatttggtcttatggacccacaattatttcgactattggtatacgactttggaaggtgaaaattctttttgaggtatttgatgtctagctaatgactataaatttagcatttactgggaggctcccgcgttcatgtgatacggtaatatccttccttatttcttttccctccagtggtaatagtttctccttgttcatgcttttattttcatccttagaacattgaggacaatgtaagatttaagtttgggggtggggaagaaacactttttgttagcttttagttgcaataaataaactccagagcctagaaatttatgcctattgaggattgcactaactaatctaagtggatgaaagcattttgattgtaggagtttgaggaaccaatctgattagatggaaacatctaaagagtctattcataaaagtacagagctcagatgttagaaataacatgatagtttcaccatatctcgttgagtccttttcacttctatttttattttattttgtttttaaactatgtttctctaagtgataggtggggcccacgattcaagttgttaccaatgctagggtgaattagagtgattgagataccatgaaaaaaaaaaagttgaaaaacaaaaagagatgaaaaaagaaaaaaaaaagtagaaaaaaaaaatgaaagaagaaagaaattgagaccagaccatttgaccaaaaggaataaattcaataaagtcgaccactggtacccttgtatatgccagttgtgttgacctagagttaggttatcgaccactggtacccttgtatatgccaatgtgttgatattagtcagactagtatctcaatccattaggataggttcattttggcggaggccttcagacagatatgggaaacgtcgttcacttagtaaacatcaaaaccatctatgttttctatatccatcttcttgatctatccatgtgattagttttgactccgaatatgatgtccatagtgcaactatctgagtagagctctgtcactttatatgaattttagtatgcttgagtgcaaactcgtgtacagcaattggaatttcgcatcagggtacttcttcctgtagtcaataagtatgccaaccaaggagattctttagtgccttccaaggttctgcgtagatagctaaggtctggagtacaggttttgtgggtatatctctggtaagccctcccgagactataactcggccactagggccacctaggggtttaaaggcttattgcatacgctaaatgcaatcgacgatgcctgcgacagtgagttaggattttatttcgtagttttgatttgctcgggactagcaaataataagtttgggggtatttgatagacgcatttatgtgtctaatatagctcatttgtatatattgttagtactcaattttgtacttatttggttattttatttatttgtaggtgtttttagaagaataaggatttgcggcgaaattggctgaaaatgcggcgtttggacctccgttgatagagtaccggaagcgccccagaagtgtaccggaagtaccccagaaataccccggaggaaccccgaaaaagtgcgaaaAATGCCCCAGAgaacacttgctatacggacacttgattttggataaggggtaacctaattactaaggggggacctatttccaggcagctgctaaagggagaacagcacaggataagggcacccaccttcttcacgttttgaattaaaaaaaatggcgggaaaatgcatgcagcgtctggcagatttgaagatcgaattttggacgtgattttaggagattcaattgctgtatttggtacgtatggactcttcatgactaaacaggcctgatacaatcaattggacccaaccaattgggctggaatggccgagagagagtttcaaagtctcaacagagagacgtgttctgtttcgagttcaggagatttttgagagatttctggaggactttgacgctggattaacatgtacacggtcttattcaagtctagggaagagtttggtagctattttatagctaacaacacgtgaaaaagctcaacagaagcgattattctctcaacagcgcagagaagaaaaagaaagaaaaagtcggaatttatacgagatatttggggtctgtgggatatataagagttgtTTCAAGTCATAAGAGGAGTTAGAAACCttgaggagagagtttagagtccaggagagccgaggagaagcgattacagagagttattgctgctgctgctgctgccattaaagcttctgaagaacacgaagaacagactgctcagagcagtcttattttctgcagcgtcaacagcagcagcggggtgtcgttgttttacatcaacagaaaagtatcgtttaattttcagcacttacctctttgtaacagtgacgctgtaacacttttacagcgttgctaattcctatttcatcatataatcatcaataaaaacacctattaagccatgaatacatcttatgatcatgtttttgggatgaggagctaaacccaatccaaggggtgacagaggaagccattctcacaataattatgtggtaatctctattttattaatttatgcaatatttttatatgattaattgcattgataaaaatgatttaaatggtttttattaatcaactgtgttttcccttgataatgcatgcttagttttagactcttgatgcattatacttgtgattaacatttgatattttggaaaatctgctcttggcaatttttagaatcaacccaattatttaaattgcatagtaaaaaaatattagatcacataagtattgttgattggtggaatcttaacccctatttctccataaaattttacttcagtttgctatttttcctaaattttatttaaatctagaaattttgttaccttcacaagtctgaaaagacccagtttttaccactactacaatcactatttgaaaatcaTCAATGATACTTCCGAACTATTTGAACTCCGAACCTAGTTCCCGGATTATATGGACctcacgaatgattcgcgaacgtatccgaactgaTCGAATCCGAATGGTGTTTCCGAACTAGAactttgtttgatttttgtatatattttattttaaatacaattattccgttaaaattttcaattggtagttgtttaaccaatgtttatgtgtttatttctgtttaaaagtctataaactagtTTTTTAGTACATTTGTGCGATTAAATTGTTTACCTCTTGTTAAGTAATCATGCTAAaatgttttgttccatcttataaatcatatacaaataaaattagtctcgtaataaggtcataatacttatcaatttatcatatatgtaaaCCGAATTTTAAGtgtcgaactcacatttataaaacgaatatgcacgtacgtatgacgttccgaactactgtccgaacaacgaaccgttgaccggatttttgaccgaatccaacctaTCCGAATCCGTATAATTCCCGTGTGTATACCGTCTCGAACCACTACCCGTACcctgaattgctaactaggccacAGATCTAATATACTGGTAAATAAGAATATAACCGATAATCATGGAGATACTTATCAATGGAGATAGATTCCTAGGGTTTATCCGGGATCGGCTCTAGagatggcaaacgggcgggccggggctggcttgttacgggttacacgggttcgggttaacacgggtccaagcttgcgggttgatattcttcacgggtcgtCATTTCATCAACCCGCACCCATAACGGGTAAAACCTGCGGGCTTACGGGTTACCTGGCTTGTTTAATTAATATTAATCTAAAACTTAATGAAGTTAATTTGTGGTCTTGTTTAAGCTTTGAGCATCTTAAATCTCCATTCACCACAAAAATCAAACAAGGATCCATTCAAtttcaacacaaaaattaaatacagatCCACTCAACACAAAAAATCATGAGCTACATCTGCATATTTATCTTCACAACcctgtcctaacatacatctaagtaTGCACTTTCTCAAACAGCATCAAGAAACCACAGTTTCCATAATTCAATCCCCCAAAATCATTACGTATAACTACTCCATCCATCGAACACAatcaacaacaatttagaccaaaACCAAAACCCGAAATCCCCAATTTTAACTGTTGTTTCTGTAAGAGAAATTAGCTTCCGGTTCTTCACCGatttcctccattaacaccagCTGCTTGGATGAGGCTACTTGAAATCTTCCATTGATCCATTCGATTAATCACTGAACTAGATATCTGCACCTAACCCCATTCATTTGTAGCTTTCCTTTTTTCAATTAATTTAACTGATTTCCTCCACCTTTAATTCAGATCCATTTCCACCTCTTCAGTAGCTTTTGtgtcacctacacctcaaaccagTTTAAACCCTAACTAAATCAtataacaaaaaccctaattcagaccCCCATCGACAAACCCCTTTTACTCAATCTTCATCTGATTCCAGAAACTGAATCCACCCTGGTCCCTAGACGTCTTCTCGATCTTCTCTCATCCACAAGAAACAATCCTTAATCCCTATCCTAACTCGGGATTAAACCCATCAAGTAATTCTTCATAAACTCTCGATTTCTACTCAGAACGgcttcatcttctcaatttctcccCTGAGTTCTTCACGAATTGATcccctaaccctaactctgaAATAAAAAGCATAACTTTGTTTGTCTGTGTGGAGAGAAGAAGATGattagaagaaggaggaggagaaagaGGTGGTGAATTGATTGATAGTGGTGGTTCTCTGTATTGGGTTAATGGCCGCAGCtgtgagagaaaaagaagaaggtcgAACATTTTAGTTTTTTAGGGTTATCGGATGGTAACGTTGTTTATATATGATACacacgggtttacgggttgtacccgcggttTTGCAGGCCGGGACGGGTTAGCCCGTTTTCCCACAagccggcatttctccaaccctaacccggcttgtttagacaccagccgAGCCGGATGCGGGTTTTTTACGGGCCGGGCCGGGTAAACtagcgggttttggcttgtttgccagctctaatcggCTCGGTGGGATGGAAAAAGAAAGGTAAAGTTTTTATCGTTTATTTTTCTGGTTGATCTCGATTATACACGAGATGCAGGTTACATGTCTAAAAACTGTTATAGATTTGGTGGCTGCCCACCGTTGGTTAGGAATATCATGGGCCGTTAGAAGTAGATGATGGTGTTATACATCTCGGAATAtcctcatttttggtaggaatgtataCCTATGTAATAGTAACATATCCTCGAAGTATTAGCTTTAAATCCGTTACGGTTTGGTTTTAATTGGAAAAAATAACATCCAACGTGTGAGATactgtgataataaaagtgtgtgGGGACCCCTCCTCCCACTTAAAGAGTCTAAATCTGTTGGCACTTATTTATTTAAGGAGTGTGCAGTAACAAAACAACTCCATCTGCTGTTCTGAACAAAACGTTATCTAATATAAATAAAACTAGTTTCGGTTTTTGTTTTAGTTTGATTTAAATCAAATGGTAAGAGCATTTCTGATAAAATATGTaagtatttttgtttgttttttatggtccatggtttttttgttttttcttttttgaaggaaCAAGGAGCAGATGCTCCCAATTTCATATATTGTTAAGAATTCTTATAACAATCAAGTGTATTTTAATTAAAATACATGAATAAATACAAATTCTTTGAATTTTAAAATACAACAGAAGTAATAAATTCATGTAGTTCGTAGAGGAAATCGCTGCTATTTGAGGGATGGTGTGAAGTtcctgattccaccatttgaattGTTGTTCTTCATGGTGAAcaaatttatcttcttctttaagatttgatcCCCCTATAACAGAGGAGTAATATGCACTGTGTATCGAAAACACGATCACATCTGGTAGCCATGGATCTTCATGGTAATGTAGATCTACGTCAAGCCAATGTAATTCGTCCACGAAGATGTATTTAAAACGATTACAATAATTGTTAGAACCGCCTTGAAGGATATATGAAATTGTT
Above is a genomic segment from Papaver somniferum cultivar HN1 chromosome 10, ASM357369v1, whole genome shotgun sequence containing:
- the LOC113316558 gene encoding putative F-box protein At1g32420, producing the protein MGNKAKRHGSNDTRKSNKCSSSGNSKLVIGSNTSSSKREEEHEIIGQRKNKKMKMDNNGKAMGKCSDDKVKDGSSSIFDHYRILLEILSRLPIKSLMPFKCVSKHWQFSICQDQGLIDLHFSRSKQHCQDLFILVPRYTKVDPSDRRKIYAGRRSTNRTTVSKSENHSFRYDEILKPVNGLICFANHSLAAVRILNPSTRELTPWIATSLRENKKYNFIADHACGQDIRWDDFCEVFTVGENTWRYVDEKIPYSYDVKVSVYSNGFIYWGKQFIGVPEKINAFDVGQEKFKVIQVPQDIRDKCKNPPGGYWCGPFDGLIEVGGHLALLQRWTGNVVKLWICGDDTSTGNYSKWTEITMKLPFQWGRHGRFPYFHGVAGEDRIIIESYPAVTRDIKKVSLYSYDLKEKTSTKMPKSGVVTELVSASLYSKLASVSLIRSFASSLWPVGKC